The proteins below come from a single Leptotrichia sp. oral taxon 223 genomic window:
- a CDS encoding PTS galactitol transporter subunit IIC, producing MFGNILNYILGLGAAIFLPIIMIIIGLIIKMKFKRAIISGLTLGVAFTGMNVVLGFMFDTISPVASAFVEKTGIQLNIIDVGWSPMSAIAWAWPYALFMFPLQIGINLLMLIFKQTDVLNVDLWNVWGKIFTATMVAAITGNVALGFVAAAIQVIAELKIGEATQKRTQEITGIPGVTCTHYMTLQCIIMEPVNKLLDYIPLFKKENANADKLKDKIGIFGDNSVMGFIIGGLIAILAGYSVKDTLNVAIKVGTALVLFPMVAKLFMQALAPIADAASEFMKNKFKDREIYIGLDWPFMAGQSELWVVAILLVPIELLLAIVFSKMGISNVLPLAGIVNVIVVVPAMIVSKKNLLKMLILSILYTPIYLLVSSSFAPFATQLAKTTKAIEIPAGQMITYFGVEAPFFRWAIANGLAGRISGIIALVLFFGLFYIFIKNMKKQIQQ from the coding sequence ATGTTTGGAAATATTTTAAACTATATTTTAGGATTGGGAGCCGCAATCTTTTTACCTATAATAATGATAATAATAGGATTGATAATAAAAATGAAATTCAAAAGAGCAATAATTTCAGGGCTTACATTGGGAGTTGCTTTTACGGGAATGAACGTAGTGCTAGGCTTTATGTTTGACACTATAAGTCCTGTAGCTTCAGCTTTTGTTGAAAAAACGGGTATTCAGTTAAATATAATCGATGTAGGGTGGTCACCTATGTCTGCGATTGCGTGGGCTTGGCCTTATGCCTTGTTTATGTTTCCTTTACAGATAGGAATTAATCTTTTAATGCTTATATTTAAACAAACAGATGTATTAAATGTAGATTTGTGGAATGTGTGGGGGAAAATTTTTACAGCAACAATGGTGGCGGCAATTACAGGAAATGTTGCATTAGGTTTTGTTGCAGCGGCAATTCAGGTTATAGCGGAGTTAAAAATAGGAGAAGCTACTCAAAAAAGAACTCAGGAAATAACAGGAATACCAGGGGTTACTTGTACTCATTATATGACACTCCAATGTATAATAATGGAACCTGTAAACAAATTATTGGATTATATTCCTTTATTTAAAAAAGAAAATGCAAATGCAGATAAATTAAAAGATAAAATAGGAATTTTTGGAGATAACAGCGTTATGGGATTCATTATAGGAGGGCTTATAGCGATTCTTGCAGGTTATTCTGTAAAAGATACGTTAAATGTGGCTATAAAAGTAGGAACAGCTCTAGTATTATTTCCTATGGTGGCTAAATTATTTATGCAGGCTCTGGCTCCAATTGCAGATGCTGCATCAGAATTTATGAAAAATAAATTTAAAGACAGAGAAATTTATATTGGATTAGACTGGCCGTTTATGGCAGGACAATCTGAATTATGGGTAGTAGCAATATTGTTAGTTCCAATAGAACTGCTTTTGGCTATCGTGTTTTCAAAGATGGGAATAAGCAATGTGTTGCCGTTAGCAGGAATAGTAAATGTTATAGTTGTCGTACCAGCAATGATTGTTTCTAAAAAGAACTTATTAAAAATGCTAATTCTAAGTATTCTGTACACTCCAATTTATTTATTAGTTTCCAGCAGCTTTGCGCCATTTGCTACTCAGCTTGCAAAAACGACAAAAGCGATAGAAATACCAGCAGGACAAATGATAACATATTTTGGCGTAGAAGCTCCATTTTTCAGATGGGCTATAGCAAATGGTCTAGCAGGTAGAATATCAGGAATTATAGCATTAGTATTATTTTTTGGATTATTCTACATATTTATAAAAAATATGAAAAAGCAAATTCAGCAATAA
- the coaE gene encoding dephospho-CoA kinase (Dephospho-CoA kinase (CoaE) performs the final step in coenzyme A biosynthesis.) produces MREREMVIGLTGGIGTGKSTVSQILREKGYKVIDLDVISHEVITFPQVIEKIAENFGKEVLEKDNFGNYAVSREKLGKVIFKNKEKRLALNAIMHPEILHFMRGKILESKEESGIIFVEIQLLFEVQWEKEFDYILLVSASMDTQIQRVLKRDNRTHEEALNIINSQMSLDEKKKRSDFIIENDGNIQDLEEKIDKFLKEIVFESKNRN; encoded by the coding sequence TTGAGAGAAAGAGAAATGGTTATTGGACTCACGGGTGGAATTGGGACTGGAAAAAGTACGGTTAGTCAGATTTTACGGGAAAAAGGATATAAGGTTATTGATCTGGACGTGATTTCTCACGAGGTTATCACATTTCCGCAGGTTATAGAAAAAATTGCGGAAAACTTTGGGAAGGAAGTTCTGGAAAAGGATAATTTTGGAAATTATGCTGTTTCACGTGAAAAGCTGGGGAAAGTTATTTTTAAAAATAAGGAAAAAAGACTTGCTTTAAATGCGATTATGCATCCAGAGATTTTACATTTCATGCGGGGAAAAATTTTGGAGTCTAAGGAAGAAAGCGGCATTATTTTTGTGGAAATTCAGCTTCTTTTTGAAGTCCAGTGGGAGAAGGAATTTGATTACATCCTGTTAGTCAGTGCAAGTATGGATACACAAATTCAGCGTGTTTTAAAGCGGGATAACAGAACGCATGAGGAAGCCTTGAATATTATTAATTCGCAGATGTCCTTGGATGAAAAGAAGAAAAGAAGTGATTTTATTATTGAAAATGATGGAAATATTCAGGATTTGGAAGAAAAAATTGACAAGTTCCTAAAAGAAATAGTATTTGAAAGTAAAAATAGAAATTAA
- a CDS encoding Dps family protein → MSKTIEKLNLYLANLNVLYRKVQNYHWNIVGADFFTVHEKLEEYYDAINKQIDDVAERILSIGGRPLGTLKDYLEVTTIKEAENKEISIPEAVADVKKEFEAMLKLAKEVKEAADEENDYGTSALTDEYISTYEKDLWMLNAYLK, encoded by the coding sequence ATGTCAAAAACAATTGAAAAATTAAATCTTTACTTAGCTAACTTGAATGTACTTTACAGAAAAGTTCAAAATTACCACTGGAACATTGTTGGTGCTGATTTCTTTACTGTACATGAAAAATTAGAAGAATATTATGATGCGATAAATAAACAGATTGACGATGTTGCAGAAAGAATTTTGTCAATAGGAGGACGTCCTTTAGGAACGCTAAAAGACTATCTGGAAGTTACAACTATTAAGGAAGCCGAAAATAAGGAAATTTCTATTCCAGAAGCGGTAGCTGATGTGAAAAAAGAATTTGAAGCAATGCTAAAATTAGCAAAAGAAGTAAAAGAAGCCGCTGATGAAGAAAATGACTACGGAACATCTGCATTAACTGATGAATATATCAGCACATACGAAAAAGATTTATGGATGTTAAATGCATATTTAAAATAA
- a CDS encoding biotin/lipoyl-containing protein, whose protein sequence is MELKDIQELMQVLKKEDLAEIKVRYGKVKLTLTNSETVNTVNNLAPAAKKEEKKVTKPALPVEEIIKSRNVGKIKLLSSKTGTVVKKGQILAKINTMGIDNEIKSTVNGILTEILVADGSAVDFAKELFKIEV, encoded by the coding sequence ATGGAACTTAAGGATATCCAGGAATTAATGCAAGTTCTAAAAAAGGAAGATTTAGCAGAAATTAAAGTAAGATATGGAAAAGTAAAACTTACATTAACAAATTCTGAAACAGTAAATACTGTAAATAATCTGGCACCGGCAGCAAAAAAAGAAGAAAAAAAAGTTACAAAACCCGCATTACCAGTAGAAGAAATCATAAAATCACGCAATGTAGGTAAAATAAAGTTACTAAGCTCAAAAACAGGAACAGTTGTAAAAAAAGGGCAAATTCTTGCAAAGATTAACACAATGGGAATCGATAACGAGATAAAATCGACTGTAAACGGCATTTTAACAGAAATTCTTGTTGCAGACGGTTCAGCTGTGGATTTTGCAAAGGAATTATTTAAAATTGAAGTATAA
- a CDS encoding PTS sugar transporter subunit IIA, giving the protein MLNNREIKMLDIFSSGEEVSIKKLKEKFDISERMVRYDIEKINFVLSIFNIKPIYRNKSGIFKLDSDSKINKIKDIVKEAEPVTIEKRRNLIKFLLITTVKKLNISNLMEKFDTSRITINSDLNRIKKEFEEKEIKLSTKKGIILEGRISNLIKYRVEKISECLNYLKNTKNKTIYGIKIEEIFKENLGIEEVKTLSDFLKKILSKLNFSATDENYKTLLSYIILLQSENFHEEINNFICVDGGIIKEWDEYDTIKKEVKNYGLNEIFKEQDIFIITDLVVKISSYNKDSQFYENWIDLDILVKNLIENINSRLNVDISKDKLLFEYLRQHLNPFFYRVKNEYTLNDKFIQDLEFTKNNLFYLIKDSLNILTNILKKDIPDKEIFLLTLHFQASIERVMNNNIKVKRIIIISTLGYGISQILVDNISSLFNVEIVAVTPYFKLKETLLNNKNIDYIITTMDIEDKILYDIPILKVNPVFTIEDRKKMLDVGFVSNNKKVLISELIQIIEKEAKIHNKEKLIKKLENKMKGKIINDVVDEEEEKDIITDESIIFNYDGKNIEEAVEYTCNLLEKKGYISSSYTKSILDVLRNHTSYMIIHNGIILPHSKNKNNVFKTSGILLELKNNFELNGNTIKYIFTFAIKDKEKELNRVSKIINKIFKDELVEIMKTKNKDKIVKYFSKNTNA; this is encoded by the coding sequence ATGCTAAATAATAGAGAAATAAAAATGTTGGATATTTTTTCTTCTGGCGAAGAAGTTTCAATTAAGAAACTAAAAGAAAAATTTGATATTTCTGAAAGAATGGTGAGATATGATATTGAAAAAATTAATTTTGTTTTGTCGATATTTAATATTAAACCTATATATAGAAATAAATCAGGGATTTTTAAGTTGGATAGCGATAGCAAAATAAATAAAATAAAGGATATAGTAAAAGAAGCAGAGCCTGTGACTATTGAAAAAAGAAGAAATTTAATAAAATTTTTGCTAATAACAACTGTAAAAAAACTTAATATATCCAATTTAATGGAAAAGTTTGATACATCAAGAATTACAATTAATAGTGATTTAAATAGGATAAAAAAAGAATTTGAAGAAAAGGAGATTAAATTAAGTACAAAAAAAGGGATAATACTCGAAGGAAGAATATCAAATTTAATAAAATATAGAGTTGAAAAAATATCAGAATGCCTGAATTATTTGAAAAATACTAAAAACAAGACTATTTATGGAATAAAAATAGAAGAAATATTTAAAGAAAATTTAGGTATAGAAGAAGTAAAGACTTTAAGTGATTTTTTGAAAAAAATATTATCTAAGTTAAATTTTTCAGCTACTGATGAAAATTATAAAACATTGCTTTCCTATATTATTTTACTGCAATCCGAGAATTTTCATGAAGAAATTAATAATTTCATATGTGTTGATGGAGGGATAATAAAAGAATGGGATGAATATGACACAATAAAAAAAGAAGTAAAAAATTATGGATTAAATGAAATTTTTAAAGAACAGGATATATTTATTATAACAGATTTAGTAGTAAAAATAAGTTCTTATAATAAAGATTCTCAATTTTATGAAAATTGGATTGATTTAGATATTTTAGTAAAAAATTTGATTGAAAATATAAATAGCAGATTAAATGTGGACATATCAAAGGATAAATTATTGTTTGAATATTTGAGACAGCATCTAAATCCTTTTTTCTATAGAGTGAAAAATGAATATACATTAAATGATAAATTTATACAGGATTTAGAATTTACAAAAAATAATTTATTCTATTTAATAAAGGACTCTTTAAATATTTTGACAAATATATTAAAAAAAGATATACCTGATAAGGAAATATTTCTGCTGACACTTCATTTTCAAGCTTCAATAGAAAGAGTTATGAATAATAACATAAAAGTAAAAAGAATAATAATTATCAGTACGCTAGGATACGGCATTTCCCAAATATTGGTAGACAATATATCTTCCTTGTTCAATGTTGAAATAGTTGCAGTAACTCCTTATTTTAAACTGAAAGAAACATTGCTTAATAATAAAAATATAGATTATATAATAACAACAATGGATATTGAAGATAAAATTTTATATGACATACCAATATTAAAGGTAAATCCAGTATTTACAATAGAAGATAGGAAAAAAATGTTAGATGTTGGTTTTGTATCAAATAATAAAAAAGTTTTAATATCAGAATTAATCCAAATTATAGAAAAGGAGGCAAAAATACATAATAAAGAAAAATTGATAAAAAAACTTGAAAATAAAATGAAAGGAAAGATTATAAATGATGTCGTAGACGAGGAAGAAGAAAAGGATATAATTACAGATGAAAGCATTATTTTTAACTATGATGGTAAAAATATTGAAGAGGCAGTTGAATACACATGCAATCTTCTTGAGAAAAAAGGATACATATCAAGTTCATATACTAAAAGTATTCTAGATGTATTGAGAAATCATACATCCTACATGATAATACATAATGGAATAATTTTACCACATTCCAAAAATAAAAATAATGTATTTAAAACTTCAGGAATTTTACTTGAATTAAAAAATAATTTTGAACTTAATGGCAATACTATAAAATACATCTTTACCTTTGCTATAAAGGATAAAGAAAAAGAATTGAACAGAGTAAGTAAAATTATAAATAAAATTTTTAAAGATGAACTGGTTGAAATAATGAAAACAAAAAATAAAGATAAAATAGTAAAATATTTTTCAAAAAATACAAATGCATAG
- a CDS encoding PTS sugar transporter subunit IIB has product MKRIVVACGSGVATSQTVASKINSMLEDEGIRATVEAVDIKSLESIIDQVDVYVTIVPGSQTYDKPMINGIKFLTGMGMAEEFEKLKKLLK; this is encoded by the coding sequence ATGAAAAGAATAGTTGTAGCATGTGGATCAGGAGTAGCAACATCACAGACAGTTGCTTCAAAAATTAACAGTATGCTGGAAGATGAAGGAATAAGAGCAACAGTGGAAGCAGTAGATATAAAATCGCTTGAAAGCATAATAGATCAAGTTGATGTTTATGTAACAATAGTTCCAGGTTCTCAAACTTATGACAAGCCAATGATAAATGGAATTAAATTTTTAACAGGAATGGGAATGGCGGAAGAATTTGAAAAATTAAAAAAACTGCTAAAATAA
- a CDS encoding Asp23/Gls24 family envelope stress response protein, whose product MNELGNVNISQEVVATIAESVVSEIEGVNSLVGGTSKNEIVKFFQNVSSGGKGIEVEVGETECTLDLYIVAKMGYKLPALAGEIQTRVVKAITEMTGLKVQEVNVYIQKIVKEDKKEVVPATVAETAEIEE is encoded by the coding sequence ATGAACGAATTAGGAAATGTAAATATATCACAGGAAGTGGTAGCAACAATCGCAGAATCAGTAGTATCAGAAATCGAAGGAGTAAACAGCCTTGTTGGTGGAACTTCTAAAAATGAAATTGTCAAATTTTTCCAAAATGTATCTTCAGGCGGAAAAGGGATTGAAGTGGAAGTTGGAGAAACTGAATGCACGCTAGATTTATACATCGTGGCAAAAATGGGATACAAATTACCTGCATTGGCTGGAGAAATTCAAACAAGAGTAGTAAAGGCAATTACTGAAATGACAGGATTAAAGGTTCAGGAAGTTAATGTCTACATTCAAAAAATTGTAAAAGAAGATAAAAAAGAAGTTGTTCCAGCAACTGTAGCAGAAACAGCAGAAATTGAAGAATAA
- the accC gene encoding acetyl-CoA carboxylase biotin carboxylase subunit has protein sequence MFKKILIANRGEIAVRIIRAARELGIATVAVYSEADKESLHVKLADEAICIGTASSADSYLKIPNIISAAQMTGSEAIHPGYGFLAENQRFAEICDKNEIVFIGPKPELINMMGDKATARETAIKHKVPITKGSDGIVPNVEEAKKVAEWITYPVMIKATAGGGGKGMRIAHDEKELVENYIAAQNEAKAAFGNPDVYIEKYVEEPRHVEIQVVGDKFGNVVHLGERDCSIQRRHQKLIEESPSAGIDAKTREKMGKFAAKLAKGIGYDSVGTLEFLVDKNMNFYFMEMNTRIQVEHTVSEEITGVDLIKEQIRVAAGEKLSVSQKDININGHVIECRINAEDSENGFLPSSGILEKYIPSGGIGVRIDSHSYQNYEIPPYYDSMIAKLIVKGKNREEAITRMKRALKEFIIEGVDTTIPFHLKVLDNQDFKNGTIYTNFIETHFKEALGK, from the coding sequence ATGTTCAAAAAAATATTAATAGCAAACAGAGGAGAAATCGCTGTTAGGATAATCAGAGCAGCGAGAGAGCTGGGAATAGCGACTGTTGCAGTCTATTCAGAAGCTGACAAGGAATCACTTCACGTAAAACTGGCTGATGAGGCTATCTGTATCGGAACTGCCAGCAGTGCGGACTCATACTTAAAAATACCCAATATTATTTCGGCGGCACAAATGACAGGAAGTGAAGCCATTCACCCTGGATACGGATTTTTGGCAGAAAATCAAAGATTTGCTGAAATATGTGACAAAAACGAGATTGTCTTTATTGGCCCAAAACCTGAATTAATCAATATGATGGGAGATAAGGCAACAGCAAGGGAAACTGCCATCAAGCATAAAGTTCCTATAACGAAAGGTTCAGACGGAATTGTGCCAAATGTGGAAGAAGCTAAAAAAGTTGCAGAATGGATAACTTATCCAGTTATGATAAAAGCCACTGCCGGCGGCGGCGGTAAAGGAATGAGAATCGCCCACGATGAAAAGGAACTTGTGGAAAATTACATCGCTGCGCAAAATGAAGCAAAGGCGGCATTCGGAAATCCAGATGTCTATATTGAAAAGTATGTGGAAGAACCAAGGCACGTGGAAATACAAGTTGTTGGAGATAAATTTGGAAATGTGGTTCATTTAGGTGAAAGAGACTGCTCCATTCAAAGACGGCATCAAAAATTAATAGAGGAATCGCCATCAGCGGGAATTGATGCCAAGACACGTGAAAAAATGGGAAAATTCGCCGCAAAACTGGCAAAAGGCATCGGTTACGACAGCGTTGGAACATTGGAATTTCTAGTTGATAAAAACATGAACTTTTATTTTATGGAAATGAATACAAGAATTCAGGTGGAACATACAGTAAGCGAGGAAATCACTGGAGTTGACCTGATAAAAGAGCAGATAAGAGTAGCCGCAGGAGAAAAATTAAGTGTTTCTCAAAAAGATATAAATATTAATGGACACGTAATAGAATGCAGAATTAACGCAGAAGATTCTGAAAATGGATTCCTGCCCTCGTCTGGAATACTGGAAAAATACATTCCATCTGGAGGGATTGGAGTAAGAATCGACTCACATTCTTATCAGAACTATGAAATCCCGCCTTATTATGACTCAATGATAGCAAAACTTATTGTAAAAGGCAAAAACAGGGAAGAAGCTATCACAAGAATGAAACGCGCCTTAAAGGAATTTATTATAGAAGGTGTTGACACAACTATACCATTTCACTTGAAGGTGCTTGATAATCAGGACTTTAAGAATGGAACTATCTATACAAACTTTATTGAAACACATTTTAAAGAAGCGCTTGGCAAGTAA
- a CDS encoding LCP family protein, with protein MKKIFIILGIFLVVLIGWLSVPFNILVIGVDAYANQPTEGSRSDGLIVVRVIPYLAQIKMISIPRDTYAEIPCENYRQDKITHSHHFGGVQCTIDAVENLLDTKINYHVRFRFEDVMNLTTLIGGVDVVSNHTFNQDYFDQEVFHFNQGQVYNLQGRMALAYTRHRKSDTAFKRDERQRQVIQGIVKKIAAPSGWKYIPQVYGYAKQHMDIAVNPIRSLSALPAILIHHSDIEQHEITGDGKMINGIWYFMPDEASLEDAKEEFKN; from the coding sequence ATGAAAAAGATATTTATAATACTGGGAATATTTTTGGTAGTGCTTATAGGATGGCTCTCTGTACCGTTTAACATTCTTGTGATAGGAGTAGACGCCTATGCAAATCAGCCAACGGAAGGATCGAGAAGTGACGGGCTTATTGTTGTAAGAGTTATACCGTATTTGGCACAGATAAAAATGATTTCGATACCGCGTGACACTTATGCTGAAATTCCTTGTGAAAATTATAGACAGGATAAAATTACGCATTCCCACCATTTTGGTGGAGTCCAATGCACAATAGACGCTGTGGAGAATTTACTTGATACAAAAATTAATTACCATGTGCGATTCAGATTTGAAGATGTTATGAACCTGACAACTTTAATCGGCGGAGTGGACGTTGTTTCAAACCACACTTTTAATCAGGACTATTTTGATCAGGAGGTGTTCCACTTTAATCAAGGGCAAGTTTACAATTTGCAAGGAAGAATGGCGCTTGCATATACAAGACATAGAAAAAGCGACACAGCCTTTAAGCGTGACGAGCGTCAAAGACAGGTTATTCAAGGGATTGTCAAGAAAATAGCCGCACCATCTGGCTGGAAATACATCCCGCAAGTTTACGGTTATGCAAAGCAGCATATGGACATAGCGGTGAATCCCATTAGAAGCCTGTCGGCATTACCAGCAATTCTGATACATCATTCAGATATTGAGCAGCATGAAATTACGGGGGATGGAAAAATGATTAATGGAATCTGGTATTTTATGCCTGATGAAGCTTCGCTGGAAGATGCAAAGGAAGAATTTAAAAATTAG
- a CDS encoding HPr family phosphocarrier protein, whose product MISKILEVKNKTGLHARPISQIIKTISKYKSKTVFRVGDNKVENKSVLGFLKLGAKYGTKVEIEIDGEDENEVLKELESLFYSNFGE is encoded by the coding sequence GTGATAAGTAAAATTTTAGAAGTTAAAAATAAAACAGGGTTACATGCAAGGCCTATTTCGCAAATAATAAAGACAATATCAAAATATAAATCAAAAACTGTATTTAGAGTAGGTGATAACAAAGTAGAAAATAAAAGCGTCCTCGGTTTTTTAAAGTTAGGAGCTAAATATGGCACAAAAGTTGAAATAGAAATAGATGGAGAAGACGAAAATGAAGTGTTAAAAGAACTGGAAAGTTTATTTTACTCAAATTTTGGAGAATAA
- the yihA gene encoding ribosome biogenesis GTP-binding protein YihA/YsxC, protein MEINKSEFVKSAVLEKDYPKFNNIVEFSFIGRSNVGKSSLINSLTKRKNLARTSKTPGRTQLINYFLINDKIHFVDLPGYGFAKVPEAVKRNWGKTIESYLMSKREKVVFLLLDLRRIPSNEDMEMLKWLEHFEIEYYIIFTKSDKLSNNEKFKQLKEIKKKLVFKNEDVFFYSSLKNTGREELLDFIGKRITEK, encoded by the coding sequence ATGGAAATAAACAAGTCAGAATTTGTGAAATCAGCAGTTTTAGAAAAAGATTATCCAAAATTTAATAATATTGTGGAATTTTCTTTTATCGGAAGATCAAATGTGGGAAAATCTTCACTTATAAATTCACTCACAAAAAGAAAAAATCTGGCAAGAACAAGTAAAACACCAGGAAGGACACAGCTAATCAATTATTTTTTAATAAATGACAAAATTCATTTTGTGGATTTGCCAGGATATGGGTTTGCTAAAGTGCCTGAGGCTGTGAAAAGAAACTGGGGAAAAACGATAGAAAGCTATCTTATGTCAAAACGTGAAAAAGTAGTATTTTTATTGCTTGATTTGCGTAGAATCCCCTCAAATGAGGATATGGAAATGTTAAAATGGCTGGAACATTTTGAAATTGAATATTATATAATCTTTACAAAGTCTGATAAATTGTCGAATAATGAAAAATTTAAGCAGTTGAAGGAAATTAAGAAAAAACTTGTATTTAAAAATGAAGATGTGTTTTTTTATTCTTCATTAAAAAATACGGGAAGAGAAGAATTATTGGATTTTATAGGAAAAAGAATTACTGAAAAATAA
- a CDS encoding class II aldolase/adducin family protein encodes MLENLKREVIKAAQDGQRLDLCKHKSGNFSIRDKKTGYVVVTPSGVNREELTADDICVLTVDGELIEVKNDRKPSSETMMHLEVYKAREDIMAIAHTHSKMATSFAVLNKPIPAIIYEVATFGLKDAVVPVAPYARPGTVELAKSVIEPVKRADIFLLEKHGVVACGTDMYEAFLRAQYVEELAEVYYYTLLINKGNEPDSFSPEELENWKYPEKLEKN; translated from the coding sequence ATGTTGGAAAATTTGAAAAGGGAAGTTATAAAAGCGGCGCAGGATGGACAAAGATTAGACTTATGTAAACATAAATCAGGAAATTTCAGTATAAGGGATAAGAAAACAGGATATGTAGTGGTCACTCCATCAGGTGTAAACAGAGAGGAATTAACTGCAGATGATATATGTGTATTAACAGTAGATGGTGAATTAATTGAAGTTAAAAATGACAGAAAACCATCAAGTGAAACAATGATGCATTTGGAAGTATATAAAGCAAGGGAAGATATAATGGCAATTGCTCACACTCATTCAAAAATGGCAACTTCCTTTGCAGTATTAAATAAACCTATACCGGCGATTATATATGAGGTTGCAACATTTGGGCTAAAGGATGCTGTTGTGCCGGTAGCGCCATATGCAAGGCCTGGAACTGTAGAACTGGCTAAAAGTGTAATTGAACCTGTGAAAAGGGCAGATATATTTTTACTTGAAAAACATGGGGTTGTAGCCTGCGGTACAGATATGTATGAAGCTTTTTTGAGAGCACAGTATGTAGAAGAACTGGCAGAAGTTTACTATTACACTTTATTAATAAATAAAGGCAATGAACCAGACAGTTTTTCTCCAGAAGAACTGGAAAATTGGAAATACCCGGAAAAATTGGAAAAGAACTAG
- a CDS encoding PTS sugar transporter subunit IIA: protein MKDYFKEENIFLDFEANDRNDFLSKIGNILFEKKYVNKGFSDSIIEREKNYPTGLDFGEYKIAIPHTNPEFVNKEGIIAVKPQKPIIFRDMGLNENDLEVSVIFVLLIQKGEEQVNLLTKLMSLMEQKEVYDSIKNASDKKEILKILSENF from the coding sequence ATGAAAGATTATTTTAAAGAAGAAAATATTTTTTTGGATTTTGAAGCAAATGACAGAAATGATTTTCTTTCTAAAATAGGTAATATTTTATTTGAAAAAAAATATGTAAATAAAGGATTTTCCGATTCAATTATTGAAAGAGAAAAAAATTATCCTACAGGTTTGGATTTTGGTGAATATAAGATTGCAATACCTCATACGAATCCTGAATTTGTTAATAAAGAGGGCATTATAGCTGTTAAGCCCCAAAAACCAATTATTTTTAGGGATATGGGATTAAATGAAAATGATTTGGAGGTATCAGTAATATTTGTACTATTGATACAAAAGGGAGAAGAGCAAGTGAATTTATTGACAAAGTTAATGTCTTTAATGGAACAGAAGGAAGTTTATGACAGCATAAAAAATGCATCAGATAAGAAAGAAATACTAAAGATATTAAGTGAAAATTTTTAG